One Primulina tabacum isolate GXHZ01 chromosome 10, ASM2559414v2, whole genome shotgun sequence DNA segment encodes these proteins:
- the LOC142505051 gene encoding uncharacterized protein LOC142505051 → MPPKRKASEGKDSSSSRVVDEFSKLLKEQAKLHGEQIQQLLQMQNEGRGREREEVRPEPGAYERFRKMKPPEFEGSIDPLVALEWVKAVEAIYDYLQFDDKDQEFKDLFYDKYFPRDVRSQKVKEFLELRQGNMSMQEYILKFEEGCQFAPYLTSNDIEKGEHFHRGVRAEIKSDVRISKAASYKEIVEKARMAEQEEKEIERERQLKRQDFSTKSQGSGWKGKGKFRGKEKEEHRTKTPMLPPAYDRPVCQKCGKMHTGECLVGSNRCFRCGGVGHVIKYCPVKGEKGNDRVQGRIFAMTKESANPDSSVISGTILISGNAAITLIDTGVTHSFMSEIFLRSLNVVPSCEPLHYSILLPLEDELWPSSILKGCTVQVNDKIYFADLIIIPMVAFDVILGMEWLASYRAVIECVAKTVRFPSKDDDSGIFQSSGISLGTPYISCLKVQEMLSKGFQGFLAAVIDVNAEITMKLNEIEVVRDFPDVFADDVPGLPPDRAVEFVIDVVLGTAPISKAPYRMAPTEMKELKNQLQDLLDKGFIRPSSSPWGAPGATVFSKIDLRSGNNQLKVREADVPKTAFRTSFVIVFIDDILIYSKTRELHAEHLRTVLQLLREKQLHAKLKKCEFWLEQVSFLGHIVSKDGIAVDPMKIEAIKQWPIPTTVSEVRSFLGLAGYYQRFIANFSKIALSLTNLTRKAVKFEWTSKANVVADALSHKSVSSLSSLIQNPLLLDLQRSEIARVEQGSIARLLALVIRPTLIDRIRREQRTDNQLMELRAKADKKGNTEFAMNTDDLLTWRGRICVPSGMKSDIAKFISECLTCQQVKIEHQRPAGTLQSLPIPQWKWEHITMDFVTGLPRTPKGYNSIWVIVDRLTKSAHFLPVKTTFTMNLYAEVYVAEIVRLHGIMRFGRKGKLNPRFIGPFEILDRIREKAYRLALPPDLDRVHNVFHVSMLRKYISNPSHVLRHEPLDLMPNLTYQEIPIQILDRKVKVLRNKEIGIIKILWCNQLDEEATWEPEEEMKQRYPELFAQ, encoded by the exons ATGCCGCCTAAGCGTAAAGCATCAGAAGGGAAGGATAGTTCATCGTCTAGAGTGGTTGATGAATTTAGCAAGTTACTGAAAGAACAGGCCAAGTTACATGGAGAGCAAATCCAACAGCTCTTACAGATGCAGAATGAAGGCCGAGGGAGAGAAAGAGAGGAAGTGAGGCCCGAGCCCGGCGCATATGAAAGATTTCGTAAGATGAAGCCACCAGAATTTGAGGGAAGCATTGATCCCTTGGTTGCCTTGGAATGGGTCAAAGCTGTGGAGGCTATTTATGATTATCTGCAGTTTGACGATAAAGATCAA gagtttaaagatttattctacgACAAATATTTTCCTCGAGATGTTCGAAGTCAGAAAGTGAAGGAATTTCTAGAACTGAGGCAAGGAAATATGTCAATGCAAGAATATATTCTCAAGTTCGAAGAGGGTTGTCAGTTTGCCCCATATCTCACCAGTAATGACATTGAAAAGGGTGAGCATTTTCATAGAGGTGTCAGGGCTGAAATTAAAAGTGACGTTCGAATCTCTAAAGCTGCTTCATATAAAGAGATTGTTGAAAAAGCAAGGATGGCCGAGCAAGAAGAGAAGGAAATTGAAAGAGAAAGACAGTTGAAGCGCCAAGATTTTTCTACTAAGAGCCAAGGTTCTGGATGGAAAGGTAAGGGAAAGTTTAGAGGCAAAGAGAAAGAGGAGCATCGAACCAAAACTCCTATGCTACCGCCTGCGTATGATCGACCTGTATGTCAGAAATGTGGCAAAATGCATACAGGTGAGTGTTTGGTTGGAAGTAATAGATGTTTTCGTTGTGGAGGTGTTGGACATGTTATCAAATATTGTCCAGTAAAGGGTGAGAAAGGGAATGATAGGGTCCAAGGCAGAATCTTTGCAATGACCAAAGAAAGCGcaaatcctgattcttctgttATATCaggtactattttaatttcaggcaacgccgctattacattgattgacACTGGTGTTACACATTCCTTTATGTCTGAAATTTTCTTGCGCTCCTTGAATGTTGTTCCATCTTGTGAACCACTTCACTATAGTATTTTGTTGCCATTGGAAGACGAATTATGGCCTTCTAGTATTCTTAAAGGTTGTACAGTACAAGTGAATGATAAAATCTATTTTGCTGATCTTATTATTATTCCCATGGTGGCgtttgatgttattttgggaatggaatgGCTAGCGTCATATCGTGCGGTTATTGAGTGCGTGGCTAAGACGGTGCGATTTCCTTCAAAAGATGATGATAGCGGGATTTTCCAGAGTTCAGGTATTTCGCTTGGCACTCCTTATATTTCTTGTTTGAAAGTTCAGGAAATGTTATCGAAGGGGTTTCAGGGGTTTTTAGCTGCTGTGATAGATGTGAATGCTGAGATAACGATGAAGTTGAATGAGATTGAGGTAGTtcgagattttcctgacgtatttgcagatgatgtgcCTGGATTGCCACCTGACCGTGcagttgagtttgtgattgacgtGGTTCTAGGTACTGCTCCGATTTCGAAagctccataccgaatggcCCCGACTGAAATGAAGGAGCTGAAGAatcagttgcaggatctattagACAAAGGCTTTATTCGCCCGAGTTcttctccgtggggagctccg ggaGCGACAGTGTTTTCAAAGATCGATCTGCGTTCTGGTAATAATCAGCTGAAAGTTAGGGAAGCTGACGTCCCTAAaactgcattcagaaccag CTTTGTTATcgttttcattgacgatatccttATTTATTCTAAGACTCGGGAACTTCATGCCGAGCATCTCAGAACTGTATTGCAGTTATTAAGGGAAAAGCAGTTACACGCAAAGTTGaaaaagtgtgaattctggttagagcaaGTATCATTTCTGGGCCATATTGTTTCGAAAGACGGCATTGCAGTGGATCCCATGAAGATTGAAGCAATTAAACAATGGCCTATTCCTACGACCGTCTCCGAGGTgcgtagttttcttggtttggcaggctattatcAACGTTTTATTGCCAATTTCTCAAAAATAGCTCTGTCATTAACCAATTTGACAAGGAAAGCGGTGAAGTTTGAATGGACAA GTAAAGCAAACGtcgttgcagatgctttgagccacAAGTCAGTTTCTTCTTTGAGCTCGTTGATTCAGAATCCGTTGTTATTGGATCTTCAGAGGAGCGAGATTGCTAGAGTAGAGCAAGGGTCCATCGCTAGACTTTTAGCTTTGGTTATTCGACCTACGTTGATAGATAGGATACGACGGGAGCAGCGTACTGACAATCAGTTGATGGAATTGCGAGCCAAAGCTGATAAGAAAGGAAATACAGAGTTTGCGATGAACACTGATGATTTATTAACATGGAGAGGTCGGATATGTGTTCCCAGTG gtatgaaaagtGATATTGCAAAGTTTATATCcgaatgtctaacatgtcagcaAGTAAAGATTgagcatcaaagacctgctGGAACTTTGCAATCCCTCCCAATACCtcagtggaagtgggagcacatcactatggactttgtaACGGGACTTCCAAGAACACCAAAAGGTTACAactccatctgggtgattgttgacagGTTAACCAAGTCGGCTCATTTTCTTCCGGTCAAGACAACGTTTACAATGAACCTGTATGCTGAAGTCTATGTAGCTGAgattgtgagacttcatg GCATTATGAGATTTGGTAGGAAAGGAAAGCTGAACCCAAGATTTATCGGcccatttgaaattctggacagGATAAGAGAAAAAGCATATCGTCTAGCCTTACCGCCAGACTTGGATAGAGTCCACAACGTATTTCACGTctcaatgctcaggaagtacATCTCGAACCCTTCTCATGTTCTTAGACATGAACCATTGGATCTGATGCCAAACTTGACTTATCAAGAAATACCAATCCAGATTTTAGATCGCAAGGTTAAAGTATTGAGGAATAAGGAGATCGGCATTATAAAGATTCTTTGGTGTAATCAGTTGGATGAAGAAGcaacgtgggaaccagaggaagAAATGAAACAGCGATATCCTGAGTTATTCGCACAGTAA